The Herpetosiphonaceae bacterium genome has a window encoding:
- a CDS encoding methyltransferase domain-containing protein: MQKRRSETFDEVAELYDRIRPSYPAELVEAIIDVTQLRVTARILEIGCGTGQATLPFARRGYEMLCLEPGRNLAAVAAENLRAYPNVTIENVTFEDWPLPSQAFDLVISATAFHWLADEIKYVKTAQALDDTGWIALCWNMTPDHCDTLDEAMDLAYRTHAPKIGRAPDHPSFAAQVQERADQIERSGCFRNLVVRQFPWTKTYSTRQYLDLLDTYSDHRTLPEPRKRALFEAIGEILHGHGGHIDKAYVAVLYLAQKR, encoded by the coding sequence GTGCAGAAGAGACGAAGCGAAACATTTGACGAGGTTGCTGAACTCTACGATCGCATCCGACCGAGCTACCCGGCGGAGCTGGTCGAAGCGATTATTGATGTCACGCAGCTACGGGTCACGGCGCGGATTCTAGAGATCGGCTGCGGCACCGGCCAGGCCACGCTGCCCTTTGCGCGGCGGGGCTACGAGATGCTCTGCCTTGAGCCGGGCCGTAATCTGGCGGCGGTCGCGGCGGAGAATCTGCGCGCGTATCCCAATGTGACGATCGAGAACGTTACCTTCGAGGACTGGCCGCTCCCGTCCCAGGCGTTCGATCTGGTGATCTCGGCGACAGCGTTTCACTGGCTGGCCGATGAGATCAAGTACGTCAAAACCGCCCAGGCGCTCGACGACACCGGCTGGATCGCGCTCTGCTGGAATATGACTCCCGACCACTGCGACACGCTCGATGAAGCTATGGACCTGGCGTATCGCACGCACGCGCCGAAGATCGGACGAGCGCCGGATCATCCGTCATTTGCGGCACAGGTGCAGGAGCGCGCCGACCAGATCGAGCGGAGCGGCTGCTTTCGCAATCTGGTCGTCCGGCAGTTTCCGTGGACGAAAACCTACAGCACGCGGCAGTACCTCGATCTGCTCGACACCTACTCCGATCATCGCACGCTGCCGGAGCCGCGCAAGCGCGCGCTGTTCGAGGCGATTGGCGAGATTCTGCACGGCCACGGCGGCCACATCGACAAGGCGTATGTTGCGGTGCTGTATCTGGCGCAGAAGCGTTGA
- a CDS encoding patatin-like phospholipase family protein, with product MKHKPRVGIAFQGGGFPAGAIGAGVVRYLVERGAFRTYDVAVLSGTSAGALVATVCWGHLLKDTIEDAPQTLEKQWMHFALGVIPDPGVAQLSQLVDSLGRMNPVYRYYADNMLVPFMRYLLKDWILRYIPVDELIAIRDQAARVPGLALGAADVLHGTIKVFTERDFCLEAILSSGSLDEINGITTIAAGPNKGTYCDGAWGTNPPITPLLDYGIDELWYVEVFPKERREVPRTPADRKDRKDELWQNSLVEHELYHIEKVNEWLRAGRLRNDDHKYRLITVKRMPMTLDLPVGAAYVNSPTFIQEMMAYGYEHAAIFLDTSIAGGDGQSVRGNGAKLVEKTV from the coding sequence ATGAAGCATAAACCGCGCGTTGGGATCGCTTTTCAAGGCGGCGGCTTTCCTGCCGGTGCCATCGGCGCGGGCGTCGTGCGCTATCTCGTGGAGCGGGGAGCGTTTCGCACCTACGATGTCGCGGTGCTCTCAGGCACATCCGCCGGAGCGCTCGTAGCCACGGTCTGCTGGGGCCACCTGCTCAAAGACACCATCGAGGACGCGCCGCAAACGCTGGAGAAACAATGGATGCACTTCGCGCTGGGTGTGATCCCCGATCCAGGCGTGGCGCAGCTGTCGCAGCTGGTCGACTCGCTGGGCCGCATGAATCCGGTCTATCGCTACTACGCCGACAACATGCTCGTGCCGTTCATGCGCTACCTGCTGAAAGACTGGATACTTAGATATATTCCCGTGGACGAGCTGATCGCGATCAGAGATCAGGCGGCGCGCGTGCCTGGCCTGGCGCTCGGCGCCGCCGACGTGCTGCACGGCACGATCAAGGTCTTTACCGAGCGCGATTTTTGCCTCGAAGCGATTCTGTCGTCGGGATCGCTCGACGAGATCAACGGCATCACCACTATCGCGGCAGGGCCAAACAAAGGAACCTACTGCGATGGTGCCTGGGGCACGAATCCGCCGATCACCCCGCTGCTCGACTACGGCATCGACGAGCTGTGGTATGTCGAGGTCTTCCCGAAGGAGCGCCGCGAGGTACCACGCACGCCCGCCGATCGCAAAGATCGCAAAGATGAGCTATGGCAGAACAGCCTGGTGGAGCACGAGCTGTACCATATCGAAAAAGTCAACGAGTGGCTCCGCGCAGGCCGTCTCAGAAACGACGACCACAAATATCGTCTGATCACGGTGAAGCGCATGCCGATGACGCTCGATCTGCCAGTCGGAGCGGCCTACGTCAACTCGCCAACCTTTATTCAGGAGATGATGGCGTACGGCTACGAGCACGCCGCCATCTTTTTGGATACGTCTATCGCCGGTGGAGACGGGCAATCGGTCAGAGGCAATGGCGCGAAGCTGGTCGAGAAGACCGTATGA
- a CDS encoding FKBP-type peptidyl-prolyl cis-trans isomerase yields MTTSGLQVEKLVEGQGRAPKAGEVVVVHYTGWLTNGNKFDSSVDRGQPFSFVLGRGQVIRGWDEGVAQMRIGDKARLTIPPELGYGARGAGGVIPPNATLIFEVELLDVQS; encoded by the coding sequence ATGACCACATCGGGCTTACAGGTCGAGAAGCTTGTCGAAGGGCAGGGCCGCGCGCCAAAGGCTGGCGAAGTTGTGGTAGTGCATTACACCGGCTGGCTGACCAACGGCAACAAATTCGATAGCTCGGTCGATCGCGGTCAGCCGTTTAGCTTTGTACTGGGGCGTGGACAGGTGATTCGCGGCTGGGATGAGGGCGTTGCACAGATGCGTATCGGCGACAAGGCGCGTCTGACGATTCCGCCGGAGCTGGGCTATGGCGCGCGCGGCGCTGGCGGCGTGATTCCGCCGAATGCCACGCTGATCTTCGAGGTCGAGCTGCTCGACGTGCAATCGTAG
- a CDS encoding phosphotransferase, translating to MSATTPTWRTNLYAIVPHRSEPRILLLPGDGGWSLPCAHIDQRIWAPQVDRVSRALRDTLGIDYVVLRSVYVTVDHEMKQQMDAVYALEQRFSAWTPPAGARWVGLETLSDLPLAMPEQRRALLPYLHEQAGGPISPLRPPWARPGWFAAAESWTSAQLERLGYALVAPIEQIKNWGISCILRARTTAGDVYFKVAAPLPLFANEPLLMESLAAAHPDFIPAPLAIEHEQRWMLLADVGPELRDNRAEADWTTALRLYARIQRSFVGETEALLAMGCLDRSLDRLAAQIDEVLEDTAALERLSAAELTQIRSLAPRLRSMCGELAGYGVPQTLVHGDLHGGNIALRDERYLFFDWTDGCVAHPFLDVVTMMDEVAASLDAQACLRLRDAYLSLWTGYAPLEGLQAAWTIAAPLGALHQAVSYYHIVKQLEPSAKPELAWGVSYWLQQMLRSMPA from the coding sequence ATGAGCGCTACCACGCCCACGTGGCGAACCAATCTCTACGCGATCGTGCCGCATCGGAGCGAGCCGCGTATCCTTCTTTTGCCGGGCGATGGGGGCTGGTCGCTGCCCTGCGCGCACATCGATCAGCGCATCTGGGCACCACAGGTCGATCGTGTCAGCCGGGCGCTGCGCGATACCCTGGGCATCGACTACGTTGTCCTGCGCTCCGTCTACGTCACCGTCGATCACGAGATGAAGCAGCAGATGGACGCGGTGTATGCGCTGGAGCAGCGCTTCTCGGCCTGGACACCGCCCGCAGGCGCGCGCTGGGTCGGGCTTGAGACGCTGAGCGATCTGCCGCTGGCGATGCCTGAGCAGCGCCGCGCGCTGCTCCCATATCTGCATGAGCAGGCGGGCGGCCCGATCTCTCCGCTGCGTCCGCCCTGGGCGCGTCCCGGCTGGTTTGCCGCCGCCGAGTCGTGGACCAGCGCGCAGCTTGAGCGATTGGGCTACGCGCTGGTCGCGCCGATCGAGCAGATCAAGAACTGGGGCATCTCGTGCATCTTGCGCGCTCGCACCACGGCGGGCGATGTGTACTTCAAAGTTGCCGCGCCGCTGCCGCTGTTTGCCAACGAGCCGCTGCTGATGGAATCGCTCGCCGCCGCCCACCCCGACTTTATCCCGGCACCGCTGGCGATCGAGCACGAGCAGCGCTGGATGCTGCTGGCGGATGTCGGGCCGGAGCTGCGCGACAATCGCGCTGAGGCGGATTGGACGACGGCGCTGCGGCTGTATGCGCGCATCCAGCGCTCGTTCGTCGGCGAGACAGAGGCGCTGCTGGCGATGGGCTGTCTCGACCGCAGCCTGGATCGATTGGCCGCACAGATCGACGAGGTGCTGGAAGATACGGCGGCGCTTGAGCGGCTGAGCGCCGCCGAGCTGACGCAGATCCGGTCGCTCGCGCCGCGTCTGCGCTCGATGTGCGGCGAGCTGGCGGGCTACGGCGTGCCGCAGACGCTGGTCCACGGCGATCTTCACGGCGGCAATATCGCGCTGCGCGACGAGCGCTACCTCTTCTTCGACTGGACCGACGGCTGTGTTGCGCATCCGTTTCTCGACGTGGTGACGATGATGGATGAGGTCGCGGCGTCGCTGGATGCGCAGGCATGTCTGCGCCTGCGCGACGCCTACCTATCGCTGTGGACGGGGTACGCGCCGCTGGAGGGCTTGCAGGCGGCGTGGACGATCGCCGCGCCGCTGGGCGCGCTGCATCAGGCCGTGAGCTACTACCATATCGTCAAGCAGCTAGAGCCGAGCGCGAAGCCGGAGCTAGCGTGGGGCGTGAGCTACTGGCTCCAGCAGATGTTGCGCTCGATGCCAGCCTGA
- a CDS encoding HAD-IIIA family hydrolase, with protein sequence MLILFDVDDTLISSYMDTPDRSYDHWQVLPGRRQRIAQLMADGHQLGIVTNQAGVAFGHVTEAQVHAKLSAVAEALDLPATTPIAVCFTHPQARMPEYRDRGDETCRKPSGAMIRELMACYPAAAAEGVLYVGDRPDDREAARDAGATFVPATAFFGDERLA encoded by the coding sequence ATGCTGATCCTGTTTGACGTGGACGACACGCTGATCTCGTCGTACATGGACACCCCGGATCGCAGTTACGACCACTGGCAGGTATTGCCGGGGCGCAGGCAGCGTATTGCGCAGCTCATGGCAGATGGGCACCAGCTCGGCATCGTCACTAACCAGGCGGGCGTGGCCTTCGGGCATGTCACCGAGGCGCAGGTTCACGCCAAGCTGTCGGCGGTCGCCGAGGCGCTCGATCTGCCAGCGACCACGCCGATCGCGGTCTGTTTCACGCATCCGCAGGCCAGGATGCCCGAATACCGCGATCGGGGAGATGAGACGTGTCGCAAGCCGAGCGGCGCGATGATCCGCGAGCTGATGGCGTGCTATCCTGCTGCGGCGGCTGAGGGCGTGCTCTACGTCGGCGATCGACCGGACGATCGCGAGGCGGCGCGTGATGCAGGCGCGACCTTTGTTCCGGCCACCGCCTTTTTCGGCGACGAGCGGCTGGCCTGA